CCTAAGCCTCTGATTCAGGGGACTAGGCAGGTGTAACGCAGTCAGGCGTAAGCGGCGATTGAGGGGACGAGATCCCGGCCGAGCGCCGGGATCTCGTCCCGTCTAAATGGTCCCGCCTAAGGACCGGTGTCCGGGGAGGGGGGAAGGAATGCGTCGTTACCTCTTGCAGCGGTTGCTACTGATGTTGGTGTCCATTTGGGCAGTCGTAACGGTCACGTTCATCCTTATGCATGCGATTCCGGGCAACCCCTTCTCAGATCCCAGATTGCGCCCCGAAATTCTGGTTCTGATGATGGAGAAGTACGGCCTCAATGACCCCCTGTGGGAGCAGTACCTCCGTTACTGGAACAATCTGCTGCACGGCGACCTCGGCGTGTCGCTGAAGAACATCGGCCAGAGCGTCAACCGCATGATCGCCGAAGGCTTCCCGGAGTCCGCTTGGGTCGGCATCCAGGCGCTACTCTTTGCGTTGGTGGTCGGCTTGTCGATGGGGATTGTGGCTGCCCTCAACCGAAACCGCTGGCCGGACTACCTGGCAATGGTGATCGCGGTGCTGGGCGTATCGGTGCCCAGTTTCGTGATCGCGGTCTTTGGCCAGTGGTTGTTTGCCGTCAAGCTGAACTGGGTACCTGTGCTGTGGAACGGGCGTTGGGAAACGTCGGTCATACCCTCGCTGGCTCTGGGTGGGACCATGCTGGCGACACTGGTACGCATGATGCGTACCCAGATGTTGGATGTGCTTAACCAGGATTACATCAACACCGCTCGGGCGAAGGGCCTGTCACAACGGGAGGTGGTGTGGCGCCACGCGGTGCGCAACGCCATCCTACCCATCGTCACCTTGCTGGGCCCGCTGGTGGCCGGCGTCATCACCGGGACAGTGGTGATCGAATCCATTTTTGGAATTCCGGGCCTTGGCAAGTACTACGTTGAGAGCGTCTATGAGCGGGACTATCCCTTGATCCTGGGGACCACTCTCTTCTACTTCATCTTTTTGATCGTGGCCAACTTCTTGGTTGACATGTCCTACGGCTTGATCGATCCGCGCATCCGGCTGACGAACCGGGCCAGGGGGTGAGTGCATGGCAGTGAACCGGGCGGCTTCCGCTGACGCGTCGCCGCCGCCGCTAACACCGGACCTGTTCGAGCCGGCACGCATGACCGCCGGCGAGGCGGAGGCCATCGTCCGCCCCAGCCTGACCTTCTGGCAGGACGCCTGGGTCCGTTTCCGGGCCAACAAGTTGGCCATGCTGGGGCTGGTGCTCCTGATCTTGATGACGGCGGCTGCCCTTCTGGGCCCTGTGATCTCATACCATGTACATGGCCATACCTTCGACTACCAGGACTACGCCAGCATCAATCAACCGCCGTCGGCCAAGTTCTGGTTCGGCACCGACCAGATCGGGCGCGACCTGTTCACCCGGGTCTGGATGGGCGGGCGCATCTCGCTGTTCATCGGCATCGTCGCCGCCCTGCTGGAGCTGGTGATCGGTGTGCTGTACGGCGGCATCGCCGGGTACCTGGGCGGCCGGGTCGATGAGATCATGATGCGCATCGTCGACGTGCTCTACGGCATCCCCTACCTGCTGCTGGTGATCCTGCTGCTGGTGGTGATGCAGCCGGGGTTGCCGACCATCATCCTGGCGATGGGCATCACCGGCTGGGTGGGGATGGCGCGCCTGGTGCGCGGCCAGATCCTCCAGCTGCGCGAGATGGAGTTCGTCCTGGCGGCGCGGGTGCTGGGCGTGCCGACCCTGCAGCTGATCCTGCGGCACCTGATCCCCAACGTCATGGGGCCGATCATCGTCAGCCTGACGCTGACGGTGCCGGGGGCGATCTTCGGCGAGGCGTTCCTGAGCTTCATCGGCCTGGGCGTGCCGCCGCCGATGGCCAGCTGGGGCACGCTGATCAACGAGGCCTATACGGTGATGCGCATCCGGCCGTGGCAGTTCGCCTTTCCGGCCCTGGCCCTGAGCATCACCATGTTCGCCTTCAACGCCGTGGGCGACGGCCTGCGGGACGCGCTGGATCCGCGCCTGCGGGCCCGCTAGGAAAGGACGAAGCCTATGGAGAAGCTGCTGGAAGTCCGCGACCTGCGAGTCCACTTCCGCACCCACGGCGGCGAGGTGCAGGCGGTCCGGGGTGTCTCCTTCGACCTGCACAAGGGCGAGACCCTGTGCATCGTCGGGGAGTCGGGCTCCGGGAAGTCGGTGACGGCCCAGACCATCATGCGCCTGATCCCCATGCCGCCGGGGCGGATCGTCAGCGGCTCCATCCTCTTCCAGGGCAAGGACATCGTGCAGTTGCCCGAGCGCGAGATGCAGAAGATCCGGGGACGCTCGATGGGCATGATCTTTCAGGATCCCATGACCTCCCTCAACCCGACCATGACCATCGGGCGCCAGATCGCGGAGCCGCTGATCAAGCACCAGGGCATGCGACCCGACCAGGCGCGGGCGCGCGCCATCGAGCTGCTGCGGATGGTGGGGATCCCCAACCCCGAGGAGCGCGTGCGCCAGTACCCCCACCAGTTCTCCGGCGGCATGCGCCAGCGGGCGATGATCGCCATCGCCCTGGCCTGCAACCCGGCGCTGCTCATCGCCGACGAGCCCACCACGGCCCTGGACGTCACCATCCAGGCGCAGATCCTCGAGCTCATGCAGGATCTCAAGCGGCGCCTGGGAACGGCGATCATCCTGATCACCCACGACTTGGGCGTGGTGGCGCGCATGGCCGACCGCATCGCGGTGATGTACGCCGGGCAGATCGTCGAGCAGGGGACGGCGGAGGAGATCTTCCACCATCCCAAGCACCCGTACACCGAGGCGCTGCTGCGCTCCATCCCGCGCCTGGACGACCGGCGGGAGCGGCTCCAGGCGATCCCGGGAACGCCGCCGGACCTGTTCGCGCCGCCGGCGGGGTGCGCCTTCGCCGCCCGCTGCCCGTACACCATGCGCGTCTGTCACACGTACGATCCGCAGCTGGAGGAGATCCGGCCCGGCCATCTGGCCAAGTGCTGGCTGCACCATCCCTACGCGCCGGTGGTGGGCCTCAACGCCGAGGAAAGGGGGGCGTGAGCCGTGGCCAAGGGCGGAGCCACGACGGCCGAGGCGGTCCGCGACGCCGGCGGCGACCAGGACGCCGCGACCCCGGGCGAGCAGCCGCTTTTGGAGGTGCGCGACCTCAAGCGGTACTTCGACGTGGGGCGGGGTGCCGTCCTCAAGGCGGTGGACGGCGTCAGCTTCACCCTGCGGCGCGGCGAGGTGCTCGGCCTGGTGGGCGAGTCGGGGTGCGGCAAGTCCACCGTGGGCCGCACCATCGTCCGGCTGTACGAGCCCACCGCAGGCCAGGTGCTGTTCGACGGCCAGGATGTGCACAAGCTGACCGGCAAGGACCTGATGCGCTTCCGCCGTCGCGCCCAGATGATCTTCCAGGACCCCTACGCCTCCCTGAACCCCCGCATGCTGGTGTCGGAGATCATCGGCGAGGCCCTGGACCTGCACGGGATGGTGAAGAGCCGCAAGGAGCGGACGGAGCGCATCCACGAGCTCCTCAACCTGGTGGGCCTGAACCGCGAGCACGCCGGCCGCTTCCCCCACGAGTTCTCCGGCGGCCAACGCCAGCGCATCGGGATCGCCCGCGCCCTGGCGGTCAACCCGGAGTTCATCGTCGCCGACGAGCCCATCTCCGCCCTGGACGTGTCCATCCAGGCCCAGATCGTCAACCTGATGACGGACCTCCAGGAGCAGTTCGGGCTGACGTACATCTTCATCGCCCACGACCTGTCCATGGTGAAGCACATCAGCGACCGGGTGGCGGTGATGTACCTGGGGCAGATCATGGAGCTGGCGCCCAGCGACGAGCTCTACCTGCGGCCCCAGCACCCCTACACCCAGGCGCTGCTCTCGGCCGTGCCCATCCCCGACCCGGCCGTCGAGCGGACCCGAGAGCGGATCGTGCTCAAGGGCGACGTGCCCAGCCCGCTGGATCCGCCGCGGGGGTGTCCCTTCAGCACCCGCTGCCCGCTGGCGGAGCAGGTGTGCCGGGAGGTGCGACCGCCGCTGGAGGAGATCGCGCCCGGCCACTGGGCGGCCTGCCACCTGGTCAAGGGGACGAACGCGGCCTGACCCTCGCAGGCCCCGACCCCTCCCGGCCCGGATGCGACGACCACCCCATGGCTTTTGAGCCGAGGGCCCCGCAGTGGCGGGGCCCTTTGGCGTTGCGCGGCTCCTCGCCATCGGCCGTGGCCGGCGCGACGCCGGGCGGTTCCCGGCCGCGATCGGTCATGCCGGTGAGGCGTCGCGCATAGCCTGGCGATGGACGAGCCGGTGCGGCGCCATCCCATGGTGCGCTGCGGGGGGCCCGCACCGGCGAGCCGCGGCACCCCGGCCCGCAGGTCTCGACGGCCGCCGCGCGAGGGGACGCGATCCAGCCCAAATCCTTGGAAAAGCATCCAGTTCGATGGAAGGAACTCCGGCACGGGCGTGGTATAGCTGTCCACAACCGACTGTCACAGATCGGAGGGGGCCGTTAACAGCTTGCCGAAATATAGTCAGACATAGGCAAACATCTGTGCTACATTTCCAAGATGAAGCTCTCCGAGTGGGCCAAGCGTGAAGGAATCAGTTCCATCACCGCCTGGCGTTGGTGGAAGGCGGGGCGGTTGCCCGTTCCCGCCCGGCAGGCCCCATCCGGGACCATTCTCGTGGACCTTCCGGCTCCGGCGAAAGGGGAGACGGTGGTCTGCGCTTGCGTTTCCTCGCACGACCAGAAGAACGATCTCGACCGCCAAGTTGCCCGGGTCACGGCATGGGCAACGGAACACGGGTTTCCTGTGGACCAAGTGGTGACGGAAATCGGGTCCGGGCTGAATGGGAAACGGGCGAAGTTTCGCCGGCTTCTGGCCGACGCATCGGTTGCCACCATTGTGGTGGAACACCGCGATCGGTTGGCCCGCTTTGGGGTGGAGTACCTGGAAGCCGCTCTCGCGGCCCAGGGGCGGCGCATCGTCGTCGTGGATCCGAGCGAATCAACAGAGGACCTTGTGCGCGACATGATTGAAGTGCTGACCTCCTTCTGCGCTCGGCTGGATGGCCGACGGGGAGCGCGGAATCGGGCCATGCGGGCCCTGGCTGCAGCCCGCCGGGGCGATGCCGAATGAAGGTTCTTCAAGCGTACCGCTTCGCCCTGGACCCCACACCCCGCCAGGAACGGGCGCTGGCCTCCCACGTGGGCGCCCGCCGCTTCGCCTTCAACTGGGGCTTGGCCCTGGTGAAGGAGCGCCTGGAAGCCCGCGCCCGGGGCGAGGACGTGGAGGTGCCATGGACCCTTCCCGCCCTGCGGCGGGAGTGGAACCGGCAAAAGCACCTCGTCGCCCCCTGGTGGCGGGAGAACTCGAAGGAGGCCTACTCCTCCGGGCTGGACGGGCTGGCCCGGGCCCTACAGAACTGGTCCAAAAGCCGCAAAGGTGAACGTAAGGGACGCCGGGTGGGGTTCCCCCGGTTCCGGAAGAAGGGCCGCGGGCGGGAGTCGGTGCGGTTCACCACCGGCGCGATCCGGGTGGACGACAAGAGCCACGTCGTCCTGCCCCGGATCGGGCGGGTGAAGACCCACGAGCCGACCACGGCCCTGCTCCGACGCATCGAAGCGGGAACGGCCCGCATTCTGTCCGCCACGGTCGCCCGGGAAGGGGGCCGGTGGTTCGTCAGCTTCACCTGCGAGGTGGAGCGGCAGACGGGCCAGCCCCGGTTCCCCTGGCGGGTGGTGGGCGTGGACGCGGGGGTGAAGCACCTGGCGGTCCTTTCGACGGGTGAGAAGTGGCCGAACCCCCGGTCCCTTGAAAAAGTGCTCCGGAAGATCGCCCGGTCCAGCCGCGCCCTGGCCCGCCGGCAGAAGGGCAGCCGGGGGTGGCAAAAGGCCCGCCGCCGGCTGGCCCGGCTCCATGCGCGAGCCCGAAACCTCCGCCAGGATGCCCTTCACAAGCTGACCCACCACCTGGCGAGCACCTACGGTGTGGTGGTCGTCGAACAGCTGCACGTGGCGGGCATGCTGAAGAACCGGCGGCTGGCCCGGGTGCTGGCCGATGCGGCCCTGGCGGAGATCCGCCGCCAGCTCAGCTATAAGTGTCCCTGGCACGGCGCGGTCCTGGTCGAAGCGCCGCCCTTCTATCCCAGCAGTAAGCGCTGCTCACGGTGCGGCGCGGTCAAGCCGTCGCTGCCGCTTTCGCAGCGCGTTTTCCGCTGTGAGGAATGCGGGCTCGTGCTTGACCGGGACGAAAACGCGGCCCGGAATCTCGCGGCCCTTGTGGCCGCCGTCGCCGGGAGTGGCCCGGAGACGAGAAACGCCCGTGGACGGGATGGAAGACCTACCGCAAGGCAGGCGATCCCGGAGGAAGCGGGAAGCCGGCACCGGCGCATGGTCGGGTAAGACCGGCACCGCCGATCCGCAAGGATCGGCTGCCTGAAAACAGATGACGATGTTTCAGGTAACGGTGAGGATGCCGGGGTGGCGCGTTGGGGGCCGCAGGCGATCGCCGGGCGGGGTGCCGCCCGTTTCGGTCGCCGTCGCGCCCCGCGAGGGCAGCCGGTTCGTCCATCGCTGGAAGTCGGTCCCGGAGCGTAGGGCACCGGGACGGGAGGCCCGGACGCGAAGGGGGTCGGAGTGAGTGCTTCGAAAGGGCCGACGCAGCGGCCTGGTGGGCGAATCGGGCTGCGGCAAGTCGACCCTGGCGCGGCTGATCCTGCGGCTGATCCCGCCCACCGCCGGGCGGATCTGGTTCGACGGCCAGGACCTGCTGGCGCTGCCGCCGGCGGCCATGCGCAGGATGCGCCGCCAGATGCAGATCATCTTCCAGGACCCCTTCGGCTCCCTGAACCCGCGCTTCACCGTGGCCGACATCATCGGCGAGCCCCTGCGGGTGCACGGGATGCGCCGGCGGGAGGAGCGGGAGCGGCGGGTGGCGGAGCTGATGGAGCTGGTCGGCCTCAACCCCGCCTGGCGGCACCGCTTCCCGCACCAGTTCTCCGGCGGCCAGCGTCAGCGCATCGGCATCGCCCGGGCGATCGCCCTCAACCCCCGGTTCGTCGTGGCCGACGAGGCCGTCTCGTCGCTGGACGTCTCGGTCCAGGCCCAGATCCTGAACCTGCTGGCCGACCTGCAGGAGCGGCTGGGATTGACCTATCTGTTCATCGCCCACGGCCTCAACGTGGTGCGCCACGTCTCGACCCGCGTCGGCGTGATGTACCTCGGCCAGCTGGTGGAGGTGGCGCCGGTGGACGAGCTCTTCGGCCACCCGGCCCATCCCTACACGGCGGCCCTGCTCTCGGCGGTGCCCGTCCCGCATCCGCGCCGGCGCCGGGAGCGCATCGTCCTGCAGGGTGACGTGCCCTCGCCCGCGAATCCGCCGGCGGGGTGCCGGTTCCACCCCCGCTGTCCCTTCGCCCAGCCGCGGTGCCGGGAGGAGCCGCCGGTGCTGCGGCCGGTGGCGCCGGGGCACGCGGTGGCCTGCCACTTCCCGTTGGAATAGGCCGGCCGGTCGCGTGGCGGTGCCGCTTCCCCCCACACCGATCGATCGCCGAGAGGAGGGACCGCCGTGCAACGTGCCCTGGAATACGCCCGCACCCACCGGGAGGCGGCCCTGGAGGATCTGCGGACCCTGTTGCGCCAGCCGTCGGTGGCGGCCCAGAACCTGGGCATGGAGGCCTGCGCGGAGCAGGTGGCGGCGATGCTCGAGGCCCTGGGGGCGAAGGTGGAGGTGGTGCCCCTGGAGGGCGGCTTCCCCGTGGTCTATGGCGAGATCGACGCGGGGGCGCCCCGCACCCTGCTGTTCTACAACCACTACGACGTGCAGCCGCCGGAGCCGCTGGAGGAATGGGAGGTCGACCCCTTCGCGGCCGCCATCCGCGACGGGCGGCTGATCGCCCGCGGCGTGGCGGACAACAAGGGCAACCTGATGACGCGCATCAAGGCGGTGGAGGCGTGGCTCCAGGGCGAGGGGCGCCTGCCGGTCAACGTCAAGTTCGTCGTCGAGGGGGAGGAGGAGATCGGCAGCGTCCACCTGGACCAGTTCATGCAGCGCTACCGCGATCGCCTGGCCGCCGACGGGGTCGTGTGGGAGTCAGGTGGCAAGGACGCCCGCGGCCGGCCGGTGATCTCCGCGGGGTGCAAGGGGATCCTGTACGTCGAGCTGGTGGCCCGGGCGGCCAACCAGGACCTCCACTCCAGCCTGGCGGCCATCGTGCCCAACCCGGCCTGGCGGCTGGTCCAGGCCCTGGCCACCCTCAAGGACGTGGACACCGACCGGGTGCGCATCGACGGCTTCTACGACGACGTGCGCGGCCCCACCCCGGCCGAGCGGCGGCTCCTGGAGCGGTACCCGCTGGAAGAGGAGGAGATGCTGCGCAGCTGGGGGCTGCGGCAGTTCATCGGCGGGCTGCGGGGGCCGGCGCTGCAGGAGAAGCTGCTCTACGCCCCCACCTGCACCATCTGCGGCCTGGTGTCCGGCTACACCGGCCCCGGCACGAAGACGGTGCTGCCCCGGGAGGCGCGGGCCAAGATCGACTTCCGGCTGGTGCCGGATCAGCGGGCCGACGACATCCTCGCCAAGCTGCGGGCCCACCTGGCGCGGCACGGCTTCGACGACCTGGAGATCGTCGTCCTGGGGCCGGAGGACCCGGCCCAGACCGATCCGGAGCATCCCCTGGTGGGGGTCATCCGCGACACGGCCCAGGAGGTGTACGGCGTCGAACCCGTGGTGCGCCCCCGCACGGCGGGGACGGGACCGATGTTCCTGTTCCACCGCATCGGGCTCACCGCCACCGTGGACGGGGTGGGCATCGGCCACCACGGCTCGCTGGTCCATGCGCCCAACGAGAACGTCTACGTGGACGACTACTACCGGGGCATCGAGCACGTGATCCGCATCCTCGACCGATTCGCCCGGACGTAGGCCCGCGGCACGGCGTGCCGTGGTGCGGCGAGCGCTGCGGGCCACAGCGCGGGATGGGGTGCGGTCGCAGGGCCCCCTCGGGGCGCACCCCTTGTCGTGGTCTCCGGAGCGGCTCGCGAGGCGCGATGGGCAGGAGGTGCCGGACCGCCAATGGAATCCGTGGCCCGATGGAGCCGCTTCGTCGGCGACACCTTCGCCGTGTGGGTGCTGCTCTTCGCCTTCCTCGGCTATGCCTTTCCGGGCGCCTTCCGGGAGCTCTCGGCGTACATCGTGCCGCTGCTGGGCGTGGTTATGTTCGGCATGGGCCTGACCCTGTCGGCGGCGGACTTCCGGGCGGTGCTCCGCCGTCCGCGGGAGGTCGCCATCGGCGTGCTGGCCCAGTACCTGATCATGCCGCTGGTCGGCTACGCCCTGGCGCGGCTGCTGAACCTGCCGCCGGAGATCGCCGTCGGCGTCATCCTGGTGGGCTCCTGT
The sequence above is drawn from the Thermaerobacter sp. FW80 genome and encodes:
- a CDS encoding ABC transporter permease; protein product: MAVNRAASADASPPPLTPDLFEPARMTAGEAEAIVRPSLTFWQDAWVRFRANKLAMLGLVLLILMTAAALLGPVISYHVHGHTFDYQDYASINQPPSAKFWFGTDQIGRDLFTRVWMGGRISLFIGIVAALLELVIGVLYGGIAGYLGGRVDEIMMRIVDVLYGIPYLLLVILLLVVMQPGLPTIILAMGITGWVGMARLVRGQILQLREMEFVLAARVLGVPTLQLILRHLIPNVMGPIIVSLTLTVPGAIFGEAFLSFIGLGVPPPMASWGTLINEAYTVMRIRPWQFAFPALALSITMFAFNAVGDGLRDALDPRLRAR
- a CDS encoding M20/M25/M40 family metallo-hydrolase → MQRALEYARTHREAALEDLRTLLRQPSVAAQNLGMEACAEQVAAMLEALGAKVEVVPLEGGFPVVYGEIDAGAPRTLLFYNHYDVQPPEPLEEWEVDPFAAAIRDGRLIARGVADNKGNLMTRIKAVEAWLQGEGRLPVNVKFVVEGEEEIGSVHLDQFMQRYRDRLAADGVVWESGGKDARGRPVISAGCKGILYVELVARAANQDLHSSLAAIVPNPAWRLVQALATLKDVDTDRVRIDGFYDDVRGPTPAERRLLERYPLEEEEMLRSWGLRQFIGGLRGPALQEKLLYAPTCTICGLVSGYTGPGTKTVLPREARAKIDFRLVPDQRADDILAKLRAHLARHGFDDLEIVVLGPEDPAQTDPEHPLVGVIRDTAQEVYGVEPVVRPRTAGTGPMFLFHRIGLTATVDGVGIGHHGSLVHAPNENVYVDDYYRGIEHVIRILDRFART
- a CDS encoding ABC transporter ATP-binding protein, which produces MEKLLEVRDLRVHFRTHGGEVQAVRGVSFDLHKGETLCIVGESGSGKSVTAQTIMRLIPMPPGRIVSGSILFQGKDIVQLPEREMQKIRGRSMGMIFQDPMTSLNPTMTIGRQIAEPLIKHQGMRPDQARARAIELLRMVGIPNPEERVRQYPHQFSGGMRQRAMIAIALACNPALLIADEPTTALDVTIQAQILELMQDLKRRLGTAIILITHDLGVVARMADRIAVMYAGQIVEQGTAEEIFHHPKHPYTEALLRSIPRLDDRRERLQAIPGTPPDLFAPPAGCAFAARCPYTMRVCHTYDPQLEEIRPGHLAKCWLHHPYAPVVGLNAEERGA
- the tnpB gene encoding IS607 family element RNA-guided endonuclease TnpB; this encodes MKVLQAYRFALDPTPRQERALASHVGARRFAFNWGLALVKERLEARARGEDVEVPWTLPALRREWNRQKHLVAPWWRENSKEAYSSGLDGLARALQNWSKSRKGERKGRRVGFPRFRKKGRGRESVRFTTGAIRVDDKSHVVLPRIGRVKTHEPTTALLRRIEAGTARILSATVAREGGRWFVSFTCEVERQTGQPRFPWRVVGVDAGVKHLAVLSTGEKWPNPRSLEKVLRKIARSSRALARRQKGSRGWQKARRRLARLHARARNLRQDALHKLTHHLASTYGVVVVEQLHVAGMLKNRRLARVLADAALAEIRRQLSYKCPWHGAVLVEAPPFYPSSKRCSRCGAVKPSLPLSQRVFRCEECGLVLDRDENAARNLAALVAAVAGSGPETRNARGRDGRPTARQAIPEEAGSRHRRMVG
- a CDS encoding ABC transporter ATP-binding protein: MLRKGRRSGLVGESGCGKSTLARLILRLIPPTAGRIWFDGQDLLALPPAAMRRMRRQMQIIFQDPFGSLNPRFTVADIIGEPLRVHGMRRREERERRVAELMELVGLNPAWRHRFPHQFSGGQRQRIGIARAIALNPRFVVADEAVSSLDVSVQAQILNLLADLQERLGLTYLFIAHGLNVVRHVSTRVGVMYLGQLVEVAPVDELFGHPAHPYTAALLSAVPVPHPRRRRERIVLQGDVPSPANPPAGCRFHPRCPFAQPRCREEPPVLRPVAPGHAVACHFPLE
- a CDS encoding ABC transporter ATP-binding protein, whose translation is MAKGGATTAEAVRDAGGDQDAATPGEQPLLEVRDLKRYFDVGRGAVLKAVDGVSFTLRRGEVLGLVGESGCGKSTVGRTIVRLYEPTAGQVLFDGQDVHKLTGKDLMRFRRRAQMIFQDPYASLNPRMLVSEIIGEALDLHGMVKSRKERTERIHELLNLVGLNREHAGRFPHEFSGGQRQRIGIARALAVNPEFIVADEPISALDVSIQAQIVNLMTDLQEQFGLTYIFIAHDLSMVKHISDRVAVMYLGQIMELAPSDELYLRPQHPYTQALLSAVPIPDPAVERTRERIVLKGDVPSPLDPPRGCPFSTRCPLAEQVCREVRPPLEEIAPGHWAACHLVKGTNAA
- a CDS encoding ABC transporter permease, with product MRRYLLQRLLLMLVSIWAVVTVTFILMHAIPGNPFSDPRLRPEILVLMMEKYGLNDPLWEQYLRYWNNLLHGDLGVSLKNIGQSVNRMIAEGFPESAWVGIQALLFALVVGLSMGIVAALNRNRWPDYLAMVIAVLGVSVPSFVIAVFGQWLFAVKLNWVPVLWNGRWETSVIPSLALGGTMLATLVRMMRTQMLDVLNQDYINTARAKGLSQREVVWRHAVRNAILPIVTLLGPLVAGVITGTVVIESIFGIPGLGKYYVESVYERDYPLILGTTLFYFIFLIVANFLVDMSYGLIDPRIRLTNRARG
- a CDS encoding IS607 family transposase; amino-acid sequence: MKLSEWAKREGISSITAWRWWKAGRLPVPARQAPSGTILVDLPAPAKGETVVCACVSSHDQKNDLDRQVARVTAWATEHGFPVDQVVTEIGSGLNGKRAKFRRLLADASVATIVVEHRDRLARFGVEYLEAALAAQGRRIVVVDPSESTEDLVRDMIEVLTSFCARLDGRRGARNRAMRALAAARRGDAE